The following coding sequences are from one Halomicrobium zhouii window:
- a CDS encoding M24 family metallopeptidase: MDPDFSRLDASLADRDLDGYLIDADSENADQYYLSGFDAPDPFVTLYDGEVHLLFGRSLEYGRAKREARAATVERNVDFGYREKVAEHGADEAPFHVLAEFLRSYGVESVAVPPRFPVSVADALRDLGITVEPDRDSVVTDVRATKTEAEIEFIRDAQAANEKAMAAAERLFREAGVDGDGRLTCEGDVLTSERVKEEIEVTLLRNGCALDQTIVAGGADAADPHDRGSGPFRADEPIIVDIFPRNKATKYNGDMTRTFLVGEASETVREWYDLTERAYEAALDAVEPGATGAAVHDAVCDVYEEAGEPTLRSDESAETGFIHSTGHGVGLDVHEQPSVGPNGGELEPGHVITIEPGLYDPDVGGVRLEDLVVVTEDGYENLTDYPMELVV; this comes from the coding sequence ATGGACCCGGACTTTTCGCGACTCGACGCGTCGCTGGCTGACCGTGACCTCGACGGCTATCTGATCGACGCCGACTCGGAGAACGCCGACCAGTACTACCTCTCTGGGTTCGACGCCCCCGACCCGTTCGTGACGCTGTACGACGGCGAGGTGCACCTCCTGTTCGGCCGGAGTCTGGAATACGGGCGAGCGAAGCGCGAGGCTCGCGCCGCCACGGTCGAACGGAACGTGGACTTCGGCTATCGCGAGAAGGTCGCCGAGCACGGGGCCGACGAGGCGCCGTTCCACGTTCTCGCCGAGTTCCTGCGTTCCTATGGCGTCGAGTCGGTCGCGGTGCCACCCCGATTCCCCGTCTCGGTCGCGGACGCGCTCCGCGACCTGGGAATCACCGTCGAACCGGACCGTGACAGCGTCGTGACGGACGTCCGAGCGACCAAGACCGAGGCCGAGATCGAATTCATCCGCGACGCCCAGGCCGCCAACGAGAAGGCCATGGCCGCCGCAGAACGGTTGTTCCGTGAGGCCGGCGTCGACGGCGACGGGCGACTTACCTGCGAGGGCGACGTGCTCACCAGCGAGCGCGTCAAGGAGGAGATCGAGGTGACGCTGTTGCGCAACGGCTGTGCCCTCGACCAGACCATCGTCGCCGGTGGGGCGGACGCGGCGGACCCACACGACCGGGGAAGCGGGCCGTTCCGGGCCGACGAGCCCATCATCGTCGACATCTTCCCGCGGAACAAGGCCACGAAGTACAACGGCGACATGACGCGGACGTTCCTCGTCGGCGAAGCGAGCGAGACGGTCCGCGAGTGGTACGACCTCACCGAGCGCGCCTACGAGGCGGCCCTCGACGCGGTCGAGCCCGGCGCGACCGGTGCTGCCGTCCACGACGCGGTCTGTGACGTCTACGAAGAGGCCGGCGAACCGACGCTCCGGAGCGACGAGTCGGCCGAGACGGGGTTCATCCACAGCACGGGCCACGGCGTCGGACTCGACGTCCACGAACAGCCCAGTGTCGGGCCCAACGGCGGCGAACTCGAACCCGGCCACGTCATCACTATCGAACCCGGACTCTACGACCCCGACGTCGGCGGCGTCAGGCTGGAGGACCTCGTCGTCGTCACCGAGGACGGCTACGAGAATCTGACGGACTACCCGATGGAACTTGTCGTCTAG
- the aroA gene encoding 3-phosphoshikimate 1-carboxyvinyltransferase, with translation MNVRLSQSTVRGTAQAPPSKSYTHRAILAAGYADGALVHDPLVSADTKATMRAVTAYGGSVGLRDDESVLDVAGFGGQPETPGDVIDCANSGTTMRLVTATAALQDGLTVLTGDDSLRSRPQGPLLDAIEDDLGGRAESTRSNGQAPLVVGGGVTGGDVSIPGDVSSQYITALLMAGAVTDEGIDVYLETELKSAPYVDITLEVLDAFGVEAEQTADGFTVSGGQHYEPVDGEYHVPGDFSSISYLLAAGVLAAEDELTITSAYPSAQGDTAIVDVVDRMGGDVDWNQDDGVITARRSDLTGVEVSVADTPDLLPTIATLGAVADGTTRIVDCEHVRYKETDRVSAMAEELTAMGASVDEAQDTLTIHGSASDLQGATVDGRADHRIIMSLAIAGLVADGETTVEGAEHVDVSFPNFFDVLYDLGATVDR, from the coding sequence ATGAACGTCCGACTTTCGCAATCGACGGTCCGGGGGACCGCGCAGGCCCCCCCGTCGAAGAGCTACACGCACCGTGCGATCCTCGCCGCGGGCTACGCCGACGGCGCCCTCGTCCACGATCCGCTCGTGAGCGCCGACACGAAAGCGACGATGCGCGCCGTCACCGCCTACGGCGGCAGCGTCGGCCTCCGTGACGACGAGTCCGTCCTCGACGTGGCAGGCTTCGGCGGCCAGCCGGAGACGCCCGGCGACGTGATCGACTGCGCCAACAGCGGGACGACGATGCGCCTGGTCACCGCGACCGCCGCGCTACAGGACGGACTCACCGTCCTCACCGGCGACGACTCGCTTCGTTCGCGACCGCAGGGGCCGCTGCTCGACGCTATCGAGGACGACCTCGGCGGGCGTGCGGAGAGCACGCGATCCAACGGTCAGGCACCGCTCGTCGTCGGCGGCGGCGTCACCGGCGGTGACGTCTCCATCCCGGGCGACGTCTCCTCGCAGTACATCACCGCGCTGTTGATGGCCGGTGCGGTTACCGACGAAGGAATCGACGTCTACCTCGAAACCGAACTCAAGAGCGCGCCCTACGTGGACATCACGCTCGAAGTGCTCGACGCCTTCGGCGTCGAGGCCGAGCAGACGGCGGACGGGTTCACCGTCTCCGGCGGGCAGCACTACGAACCAGTCGATGGCGAGTACCACGTTCCCGGCGACTTCTCCTCGATCTCCTACCTGCTCGCGGCGGGCGTCCTCGCCGCGGAGGACGAACTGACTATCACGTCCGCGTACCCGAGCGCCCAGGGCGACACGGCGATCGTCGACGTCGTCGACCGGATGGGCGGCGACGTCGACTGGAATCAGGACGACGGCGTCATCACCGCGAGGCGGTCCGACCTCACCGGCGTCGAGGTGAGCGTCGCCGACACGCCCGACCTCCTGCCAACCATCGCGACGCTCGGGGCCGTCGCCGACGGGACGACCCGCATCGTCGACTGCGAGCACGTGCGGTACAAGGAGACGGACCGCGTGAGCGCGATGGCCGAGGAACTCACCGCGATGGGCGCCAGCGTCGACGAGGCGCAGGACACGCTGACCATCCACGGCAGCGCGAGTGACCTCCAGGGCGCGACCGTCGACGGGCGCGCTGACCACCGGATCATCATGTCGCTCGCCATTGCCGGCCTGGTCGCCGACGGCGAGACGACCGTCGAGGGAGCGGAACACGTCGACGTCTCCTTCCCGAACTTCTTCGACGTGCTGTACGACCTGGGAGCGACTGTCGACCGGTAG
- a CDS encoding CBS domain-containing protein: MDDIYVARLMSTSLVTVTPETLVEEAATLMLSEDISSLLVTNDDGELAGILTTTDFVDIVSKSHPKAETAVSRYMTTDLYTTTAQTPVQEVAEEMVDRGIHHVPVVDPEEGTIGIVTTSDLAAYVSSL; encoded by the coding sequence ATGGACGATATTTACGTCGCACGACTCATGTCCACCTCGCTCGTAACGGTCACGCCCGAGACGCTCGTCGAAGAGGCTGCCACGCTCATGCTCAGCGAAGACATCAGTTCGCTCCTCGTCACGAACGACGACGGGGAACTGGCGGGAATCCTGACGACGACCGACTTCGTCGACATCGTCTCGAAGAGCCACCCGAAGGCCGAGACGGCCGTCTCGCGGTACATGACGACCGACCTGTACACGACGACGGCCCAGACTCCTGTCCAGGAGGTCGCCGAGGAGATGGTCGACCGGGGAATCCACCACGTGCCCGTCGTCGACCCCGAGGAGGGTACTATCGGCATCGTCACTACCTCGGACCTGGCCGCGTACGTCTCCAGCCTCTAG
- a CDS encoding ABC transporter permease, with protein sequence MSTENPSQRSQQATGNSFVGDVWVNYKRWMIKSVRNPFILTGSLLQPVIFLVLFTQVFGQVATSAIGGNGAAISYETYLVPAIAVQTALAAAAASGIGLVNDIEEGMFDKILVSPMSRTGVFLGKSLAEISRIVAQIVIIVGLGWLLGARYATGIPGILGILAIGVVFSLWFTAFSNIVALVTRDQESTIIGANILQFPLLFVSSAFLPLSVMPGWIQTVAMFNPITYGVDAARALTLGEDVMTVIEVTQFGGVWDTLVPALAILLALDLVMVGAAVVMLNRAAKSAVQ encoded by the coding sequence ATGAGCACCGAAAACCCATCACAGCGGTCCCAGCAGGCGACCGGCAACTCGTTCGTCGGTGACGTCTGGGTCAACTACAAGCGCTGGATGATCAAGTCCGTCCGGAACCCGTTCATCCTCACCGGCTCGCTCCTCCAGCCGGTCATCTTCCTGGTACTGTTCACCCAGGTCTTCGGCCAGGTCGCGACGAGCGCGATCGGCGGCAACGGCGCGGCCATCAGCTACGAGACCTACCTCGTCCCGGCCATCGCCGTCCAGACTGCACTCGCGGCCGCCGCGGCGTCGGGAATCGGGCTCGTCAACGACATCGAGGAAGGGATGTTCGACAAGATCCTCGTCTCGCCGATGAGCCGGACCGGCGTCTTCCTCGGCAAGAGCCTCGCCGAGATCAGCCGGATCGTCGCTCAGATCGTCATCATCGTCGGCCTCGGCTGGCTGCTGGGCGCCCGCTACGCGACCGGCATCCCGGGCATCCTCGGCATCCTCGCCATCGGGGTCGTCTTCTCGCTGTGGTTCACGGCGTTCTCGAACATCGTCGCGCTCGTGACCAGGGACCAGGAGTCGACGATAATCGGCGCGAACATCCTCCAGTTCCCGTTGCTGTTCGTCTCCAGCGCGTTCCTCCCGCTCTCCGTGATGCCCGGGTGGATCCAGACCGTCGCGATGTTCAACCCGATCACTTACGGCGTCGACGCCGCCCGCGCGCTGACGCTCGGTGAGGACGTCATGACGGTGATCGAGGTGACGCAATTCGGCGGCGTCTGGGACACGCTGGTCCCGGCACTGGCCATCCTCCTCGCACTGGACCTCGTCATGGTCGGCGCTGCCGTCGTAATGCTCAACCGCGCGGCGAAGTCGGCCGTCCAGTAA
- a CDS encoding ABC transporter ATP-binding protein yields the protein MGELAIDVDGLELTYSDGTRAVRDVDLQVPEGELFGFLGPNGAGKTTTIKVLSTLLQPTGGSVRVNGFDVVDRPRDVRRTIGYMAQETSIDNDLTARENIRFACEAYGVPRSERAERIDELLELADLADVADKRANDFSGGMKKRLDAATALVHRPPLVFLDEPTTGLDPAARNRLWEYFERINEEGTTIVLTTQYLEEADQLCDRISVIHDGEIVVTGSPEELKREVGGEVLDVELAEDGPDVERARDAVASADAVDRSAIDVTEDGLSITSPQAREIGTDVLLALRDADIPVLGFNVRSPTLDDVFLAVTGEHVDDVEDAGDGSEPLEASR from the coding sequence GTGGGTGAGCTCGCCATCGACGTCGATGGGCTGGAACTGACCTACAGCGACGGCACGCGGGCCGTCCGTGACGTCGACCTGCAGGTTCCCGAAGGCGAACTGTTCGGGTTCCTCGGACCGAACGGCGCCGGGAAAACGACGACGATCAAGGTGCTATCCACACTGTTGCAACCCACCGGCGGGTCCGTCCGCGTCAACGGGTTCGACGTCGTCGACCGACCCCGCGACGTCCGCCGGACCATCGGCTACATGGCCCAGGAAACGAGCATCGACAACGACCTCACGGCGAGGGAGAACATCCGATTCGCCTGCGAGGCCTACGGCGTCCCCCGGAGCGAGCGCGCCGAACGCATCGACGAACTGCTCGAACTGGCCGACCTGGCCGACGTCGCGGACAAGCGCGCCAACGACTTCTCCGGCGGCATGAAGAAACGACTCGACGCCGCCACCGCGCTCGTCCACCGCCCGCCGCTCGTCTTCCTCGACGAGCCCACCACCGGGCTCGACCCTGCCGCGCGGAACCGCCTCTGGGAGTACTTCGAACGGATCAACGAGGAGGGCACGACCATCGTGCTCACTACCCAGTACCTCGAAGAGGCCGACCAGCTCTGTGACCGCATCTCGGTCATCCACGACGGCGAGATCGTCGTCACCGGCTCGCCGGAGGAACTCAAACGCGAGGTCGGCGGCGAAGTGCTCGACGTCGAACTGGCCGAGGACGGCCCGGACGTCGAACGCGCCCGTGACGCCGTCGCCAGCGCCGACGCCGTCGACAGGAGCGCCATCGACGTCACGGAGGACGGCCTGAGCATCACGTCGCCCCAGGCCCGCGAGATCGGCACCGACGTCCTGCTCGCACTCAGGGACGCCGACATCCCGGTGCTCGGGTTCAACGTCCGGTCGCCGACGCTGGACGACGTCTTTCTCGCCGTCACCGGGGAACACGTCGACGACGTCGAGGACGCCGGCGACGGATCCGAACCACTGGAGGCGTCCCGATGA
- a CDS encoding LeuA family protein, which translates to MRARRDPRRIEFFQGTLDSTSEITEARLFDTTLRDGEQSPRTSFSYEDKREIAAILDEMGTHVIEAGFPVNSDAEFEAVRDIADASSVTVCGLARVVDKDIEAALDAGVDLVHTFVSTSDVQLEDSMHATREEALQSAVESVERVKDAGVECMFSPMDATRTDSEFLIDVIEAVTEADVDWINIPDTCGVATPRRFYDLIEEVVSHTDARVDVHTHDDFGLAAANAISGYEAGAAQAQVSVNGIGERAGNAAYEEVVMALESLYDVDTGIDTTRITELSNVIEEKSGIDTPANKPIVGTNAFSHESGIHAAGVIENSDTFEPGVMTPEMVGAKRQLVLGKHTGQHSVRERLVEAGYDPTDDQVREVTRRVKDFGAEKKRVTVEELTRFADDVGVEETEEEVRL; encoded by the coding sequence ATGAGGGCACGTCGGGATCCCCGGCGGATCGAGTTCTTCCAGGGCACACTGGATTCCACTTCTGAGATTACAGAAGCAAGACTTTTCGATACGACGCTGCGCGACGGCGAGCAATCGCCACGCACGTCGTTTAGCTACGAAGACAAACGCGAGATCGCGGCCATCCTGGACGAGATGGGCACCCACGTCATCGAGGCCGGGTTCCCCGTCAACTCGGACGCGGAGTTCGAGGCCGTCCGGGACATCGCCGACGCTAGCTCCGTGACCGTCTGTGGGCTGGCCCGCGTGGTCGACAAGGACATCGAGGCGGCACTCGACGCGGGCGTCGACCTGGTGCACACGTTCGTCTCCACCAGCGACGTCCAGCTCGAAGATTCCATGCACGCGACGCGCGAGGAGGCGCTCCAGAGCGCGGTGGAGTCCGTCGAGCGCGTCAAGGATGCCGGCGTAGAGTGCATGTTCTCCCCGATGGACGCCACGCGGACCGACAGCGAGTTCCTGATCGACGTCATCGAGGCCGTCACCGAGGCCGACGTCGACTGGATCAACATCCCCGACACCTGCGGGGTGGCCACGCCGCGTCGCTTCTACGACCTCATCGAGGAGGTCGTCAGTCACACCGACGCCCGGGTCGACGTCCACACGCACGACGACTTCGGCCTGGCGGCGGCAAACGCCATCTCCGGCTACGAAGCCGGGGCGGCACAGGCCCAGGTCAGCGTCAACGGCATCGGCGAGCGCGCCGGCAACGCGGCCTACGAGGAGGTCGTGATGGCGCTGGAGAGCCTCTACGACGTCGACACGGGCATCGACACGACCCGGATCACCGAGCTCTCGAACGTCATCGAGGAGAAGTCGGGCATCGACACGCCCGCCAACAAGCCCATCGTGGGGACGAACGCCTTCTCCCACGAGAGCGGCATCCACGCCGCCGGGGTCATCGAGAACTCCGACACGTTCGAGCCGGGCGTCATGACCCCCGAGATGGTCGGGGCCAAGCGCCAGCTCGTCCTGGGCAAGCACACGGGGCAACACTCCGTGCGCGAACGGCTCGTCGAGGCGGGCTACGACCCGACCGACGACCAGGTCCGGGAGGTCACCCGCCGCGTCAAGGACTTCGGCGCCGAGAAGAAGCGCGTCACCGTCGAGGAACTGACGCGCTTCGCCGACGACGTCGGCGTCGAGGAGACCGAAGAGGAGGTCAGGCTGTAG
- a CDS encoding DUF5779 family protein, producing the protein MSDFEGLDLQAVEDQMDEGDEGEEGSNRVVLAVLDDSTPPEEWLDMIDDGSVLVLDVDGDLNELASTFARDVKEAGGELMHFRGFLVVTPPGVVIDRDRLE; encoded by the coding sequence ATGAGCGACTTCGAGGGACTGGACCTGCAGGCCGTGGAGGACCAGATGGACGAGGGAGACGAGGGAGAAGAGGGGAGCAACCGCGTCGTCCTGGCGGTGCTGGACGACTCCACACCGCCGGAAGAGTGGCTAGACATGATAGACGACGGCTCGGTGCTCGTGCTCGACGTCGACGGCGACCTGAACGAACTCGCGTCGACGTTCGCCCGCGACGTCAAGGAAGCCGGCGGCGAACTGATGCACTTCCGGGGATTCCTCGTCGTCACGCCGCCCGGCGTCGTCATCGACCGGGACCGACTGGAGTGA
- the aroC gene encoding chorismate synthase has product MNGNEFGRLFRFTTFGESHGEAMGCTVSGVPAGVELSEEDIQRDLDRRKPGQSMITTSRGEPDAVSIKSGVQDGYTSGMPIGMVIENKDARSGKYEPFITAPRPSHGDFTYSAKFGTRNWGGGGRSSARETVNWVAAGAIAKQVLEQSEFDIQIKAHVNQLGDIEAPEVSFDEMLEHSEENDVRCAHPETAEEMRDLADQYQQEGNSIGGSIYFECQGVPRGLGAPRFDQVPARLGQAMFAIPAVTAFEFGLGKEAREVSGLDRNEDWEFDEDGDPTPVGNDHGGLQGGITTGDPIYGEVTLHAPTSIPSKQQTVDWETGEKKEIQVVGRHDPVLPPRGVPVVEAMLYCTILDFMLLGGRINPDRLDGKPGEYDTDYHPSSPQNDPDDADTVARSVDEE; this is encoded by the coding sequence ATGAACGGAAACGAGTTCGGTCGTCTCTTCCGCTTTACCACCTTCGGCGAGAGCCACGGCGAGGCGATGGGCTGTACCGTCTCCGGTGTGCCAGCCGGCGTGGAACTCTCCGAAGAGGACATCCAGCGCGATCTGGACCGCCGGAAGCCCGGCCAGTCGATGATCACGACCTCGCGGGGCGAACCCGACGCCGTCTCCATCAAGTCCGGCGTCCAGGACGGCTACACCTCGGGGATGCCCATCGGCATGGTCATCGAGAACAAGGACGCCCGCTCGGGGAAGTACGAGCCGTTCATCACGGCGCCGCGACCCTCGCACGGTGACTTCACCTACTCCGCAAAGTTCGGGACGCGCAACTGGGGCGGCGGCGGTCGGTCCTCGGCCCGCGAGACGGTCAACTGGGTGGCGGCTGGTGCCATCGCGAAGCAGGTTCTCGAACAGTCCGAGTTCGATATCCAGATCAAGGCTCACGTCAACCAGCTGGGCGACATCGAGGCACCGGAAGTCAGCTTCGACGAGATGCTCGAACACAGCGAGGAGAACGACGTCCGCTGTGCCCACCCCGAGACGGCCGAGGAGATGCGCGACCTGGCCGACCAGTACCAGCAGGAGGGCAACTCCATCGGCGGGTCCATCTACTTCGAGTGCCAGGGGGTCCCGCGCGGCCTCGGCGCGCCACGGTTCGACCAGGTCCCGGCCCGTCTCGGTCAGGCGATGTTCGCGATTCCGGCCGTGACGGCCTTCGAGTTCGGCCTCGGAAAGGAAGCCCGCGAGGTGTCCGGGCTCGACCGGAACGAGGACTGGGAGTTCGACGAGGACGGCGACCCGACGCCGGTCGGCAACGACCACGGCGGCCTCCAGGGTGGCATCACGACGGGTGACCCCATCTATGGCGAGGTAACCCTCCACGCACCCACGTCGATTCCGTCGAAGCAGCAGACCGTCGACTGGGAGACGGGCGAGAAGAAGGAAATCCAGGTCGTCGGTCGGCACGACCCCGTGCTCCCGCCCCGTGGCGTCCCGGTCGTCGAGGCGATGCTCTACTGCACGATTCTGGACTTCATGCTCCTCGGCGGTCGGATCAACCCAGACCGGCTGGACGGGAAGCCGGGCGAGTACGACACCGACTACCACCCGTCGAGCCCCCAGAACGACCCCGACGACGCGGACACGGTCGCC
- a CDS encoding VOC family protein, producing the protein MLSTPRWLALEVKYLDRARSFYESALGLSVVREAEQEVAYDVGGPELRLRAPGDVPRGGLHTHYALSIPSGEYDDWYDRLDERFDLVEHRFGDARSLYFDDPDGHCVELAESDVDGPGVVGLFEVVLEVEELEPARVFYQRLGFEPIDYGDERRRVRMTGGDVDLELWEPQLGLADGRGGVHVDWGITAEDPTMTADRVTRDAQSIDETEAGIRIRDPDGHYLTLCEE; encoded by the coding sequence ATGCTCTCGACGCCGCGGTGGCTGGCGCTGGAGGTGAAATACCTCGACCGGGCCAGGTCGTTCTACGAGTCCGCACTCGGCCTTTCCGTCGTTCGCGAGGCCGAACAGGAGGTCGCCTACGACGTCGGTGGGCCCGAACTCCGGTTGCGGGCGCCCGGCGACGTCCCGCGGGGTGGCCTCCACACCCACTACGCGCTATCGATACCGAGTGGGGAGTACGACGACTGGTACGACCGCCTGGACGAGCGTTTCGACCTGGTCGAACACCGGTTCGGCGACGCCCGGTCGCTGTACTTCGACGATCCAGACGGTCACTGCGTGGAACTCGCGGAGTCCGACGTCGACGGCCCCGGCGTCGTCGGACTGTTCGAGGTCGTCCTGGAGGTCGAGGAACTGGAACCGGCTCGCGTCTTCTACCAGCGCCTCGGCTTCGAACCGATCGACTACGGCGACGAGCGCCGGCGTGTGCGGATGACGGGCGGCGACGTCGACCTGGAGCTGTGGGAACCGCAACTCGGCCTCGCCGACGGCCGCGGCGGCGTCCACGTCGACTGGGGCATCACCGCCGAAGACCCGACGATGACGGCGGACAGAGTGACCCGCGACGCGCAGTCTATCGACGAAACGGAAGCGGGGATCCGAATCCGGGACCCCGATGGCCACTACCTCACGCTCTGTGAAGAGTAG
- a CDS encoding ribbon-helix-helix domain-containing protein, whose amino-acid sequence MADYTTVSIPKDLAERVDETIEGTSFSSTSDLVRFLLRSIVIQHQREGELTEAQFQDIADQLRDLGYIED is encoded by the coding sequence ATGGCCGACTACACCACGGTTTCGATCCCGAAGGACCTCGCCGAGCGGGTCGACGAGACCATCGAGGGGACCAGCTTCTCCAGCACGAGCGACCTCGTCAGGTTCCTGCTGCGGAGCATCGTCATCCAGCACCAGCGCGAGGGCGAACTCACGGAGGCGCAGTTCCAGGACATTGCCGACCAGCTCAGGGACCTGGGATACATCGAGGACTGA
- the ilvB gene encoding biosynthetic-type acetolactate synthase large subunit, translating into MSEGAPVQQEDETEAEESATGDKPVETGAESVVRALENAGAEYVFGVQGGAIMPVYDALYDSDMTHVTMAHEQGASHAADAYGIVSGEPGVCFATSGPGATNLITGIADANMDSDPMIALTGQVPTDFVGNDAFQETDTVGISQPVTKHSYFANDADTVGFDVSEAFALADEGRQGPTLVDLPKDVTQGETDVQPGEPKAPDTYHPPEEADDADVQEAADALAAADRPVILSGGGVIKANASNALRDFAIDYEIPVMTTMPGIGSFPEDHELSLEWAGMHGTGYANMAVTNTDCLLAIGTRFDDRLTGGVDSFAPDAEVIHVDIDPAEISKNIHADYPLIGDAKAVLRQLYDAMPSAPDCDEWREQCQTWKAEYPMEYETPDDEPLKPQYVVEKFSEVTPDDTIVTTGVGQHQMWASQFWTYSEPRTWVSSHGLGTMGYGVPSAIGAKLAAPDQEVVCFDGDGSFLMTVQGLSVAVRENLDITYVVLNNEAVGMVRQWQDGFYEGRRMASEYPWIPEFDKLAEAFGAQGFRLEDYDDVEETIEAAREYDGPSVIDAIIDPAENVYPMVPSGGDNGLFALNEDHLDQL; encoded by the coding sequence ATGAGCGAAGGCGCGCCCGTCCAGCAAGAGGACGAGACGGAAGCCGAGGAATCGGCGACCGGGGACAAGCCGGTCGAGACCGGCGCAGAGTCCGTCGTCCGCGCGCTCGAGAACGCCGGCGCCGAGTACGTCTTCGGCGTCCAGGGCGGGGCGATCATGCCCGTCTACGACGCGCTGTACGACTCAGACATGACGCACGTGACGATGGCCCACGAACAGGGCGCCTCGCACGCCGCGGACGCCTACGGCATCGTCTCCGGTGAACCCGGCGTCTGCTTCGCGACGTCCGGGCCGGGGGCGACGAACCTGATCACCGGCATCGCGGACGCGAACATGGACTCGGACCCCATGATCGCGCTGACCGGCCAGGTCCCGACGGACTTCGTCGGGAACGACGCCTTCCAGGAGACGGACACGGTGGGAATCTCCCAGCCCGTCACGAAACACAGCTACTTCGCAAACGACGCCGACACCGTCGGCTTCGACGTCAGCGAGGCGTTCGCGCTCGCCGACGAGGGCCGCCAGGGTCCGACGCTCGTCGACCTGCCGAAGGACGTCACGCAGGGCGAGACCGACGTCCAGCCGGGCGAACCGAAAGCGCCCGACACGTACCACCCGCCCGAGGAGGCCGACGACGCGGACGTCCAGGAGGCCGCCGACGCGCTTGCGGCCGCGGACCGCCCGGTCATCCTCTCTGGCGGCGGCGTGATCAAGGCGAACGCCTCGAACGCGCTCCGGGACTTCGCCATCGACTACGAGATTCCGGTGATGACGACGATGCCCGGCATCGGGAGCTTCCCAGAGGACCACGAGCTCTCTCTGGAGTGGGCGGGCATGCACGGCACCGGCTACGCCAACATGGCCGTCACCAACACCGACTGCCTGCTGGCCATCGGGACGCGCTTCGACGACCGCCTGACCGGCGGCGTCGACTCGTTCGCGCCCGACGCCGAGGTCATCCACGTCGACATCGACCCGGCCGAGATATCGAAGAACATCCACGCCGACTACCCGCTGATCGGCGACGCGAAGGCAGTGCTCAGGCAGCTGTACGACGCGATGCCGAGCGCGCCCGACTGTGACGAGTGGCGCGAGCAGTGCCAGACCTGGAAGGCCGAGTACCCGATGGAGTACGAGACGCCCGACGACGAGCCCCTCAAACCGCAGTACGTCGTCGAGAAGTTCTCCGAGGTGACGCCGGACGACACCATCGTCACCACCGGCGTCGGCCAGCACCAGATGTGGGCCAGCCAGTTCTGGACCTACAGCGAGCCCCGGACCTGGGTCTCCAGCCACGGGCTGGGGACGATGGGCTACGGCGTGCCTTCGGCCATCGGTGCCAAGCTCGCCGCGCCCGACCAGGAGGTCGTCTGCTTCGACGGCGACGGTTCCTTCCTGATGACGGTCCAGGGCCTCTCCGTCGCCGTCCGGGAGAACCTGGACATCACCTACGTCGTCCTCAACAACGAGGCCGTCGGGATGGTGCGCCAGTGGCAGGACGGGTTCTACGAGGGTCGCCGCATGGCCTCGGAGTACCCGTGGATCCCCGAGTTCGACAAGCTCGCGGAGGCCTTCGGCGCCCAGGGCTTCCGGCTCGAGGACTACGACGACGTCGAGGAGACCATCGAGGCCGCCCGCGAGTACGACGGCCCGTCGGTCATCGACGCCATCATCGACCCCGCGGAGAACGTCTACCCGATGGTTCCCAGCGGCGGAGACAACGGACTGTTCGCGCTGAACGAAGACCACTTGGATCAACTATGA